A window of the Cicer arietinum cultivar CDC Frontier isolate Library 1 chromosome 6, Cicar.CDCFrontier_v2.0, whole genome shotgun sequence genome harbors these coding sequences:
- the LOC101510726 gene encoding cellulose synthase A catalytic subunit 8 [UDP-forming]: MASVAERALNIQPPKIKLKARRLRGHEDSTNCCIASSQNPRIIVTSGEDGRVCWFDLRCNDEPRLAMDVSEEPILSLCFNSGNEDNIYVSSGKEIKCFDVRLATTKWEPLENYNYNKEEINKVTCNSKSSFLAAADDSGEVKIIDIRQHCLYKTLRAEAGHTSICSTVEFLPWKSWEVISGGLDSTLVLWEFSKARPYKVVNFGNVSNSGAGQCFNPSLIHAIAVPEIDMVDKLGKICAVAGGGVINVIDIESEIAAVRSKGSSNTRKGSQSKLKDGSSTSNTDEDHSVKKRLHFDYTIGGHTSAVSSLTFSMFGERGKFLISGGNDKLVKVWNWSSYTDAGSSDGNNDVLHLNIGVPQKVNWLCTTTADTDNLVVCDTSKTVKVYSLTYKTVNLKQVKFVFNVSNKAHIENQYYTIEPKMMPSGASLCNICGEQLVLSDNGEMFVACHDCNYPICKPCFEHEINEGHSLCLKCGTPYQGRTNDEGDDVDVDDDDGIKVHENPSIVASQIDNSEDVGLHARHVSTVSTVDNEVNEDSGNSTWKKRMESWKGKGKGKGKDKKNKKKKAAPKAENEDTVPSEQQMEEIKSTEAAAQPLSVVMPITKSKLAPYRTVIIMRLIILGLFFHYRVTNPVDSAFPLWLTSIICEIWFAFSWVLDQFPKWSPVNRHTFIENLSARFEREGEPSGLAAVDFFVSTVDPLKEPPLITANTVLSILAVDYPVDKVSCYVSDDGAAMLTFESLVETAEFARKWVPFCKKFSIEPRAPEFYFSQKIDYLKDKVQPSFVKERRAMKRDYEEYKVRVNAMVSKAQKTPEEGWSMQDGTPWPGNNSRDHPGMIQVFLGHTGARDIEGNELPRLVYVSREKRPGYQHHKKAGAENALVRVSAVLTNAPFILNLDCDHYVNNSKAVREAMCFLMDPEVGRDVCYVQFPQRFDGIDRSDRYANRNTVFFDVNMRGLDGIQGPMYVGTGCVFNRQALYGYSPPSMPNLPSSSCCCCPSKSSKDVLRVSRDAMRAELDAAICNLREIDNYDENERSMLISQMSFEKTFGLSTVFIESTLTDNGGGVPESADPSMLIKEAIHVISCGYEEKTEWGKEIGWIYGSVTEDILTGFKMQCRGWRSLYCMPLRPAFKGSAPINLSDRLHQVLRWALGSVEIFLSRHCPLWYAIGGGRLKWLQRLAYINTIVYPFTSLPLVAYCTLPAICLLTGKFIIPTLSNLASVLFLALFLSIIATSVLELRWSGVRIEDLWRNEQFWVIGGVSAHLFAVFQGFLKMLAGVDTNFTVTAKAAEDSEFGELYIIKWTTLLIPPTTLIIVNMVGVVAGFSDALNGGYESWGPLFGKVFFAFWVIFHLYPFLKGLMGRQNRTPTIVVLWSILLASVFSLIWVKIDPFVNKIDSETIADTCVSIDC; encoded by the exons ATGGCATCGGTGGCGGAGCGTGCGCTTAATATACAGCCTCCTAAGATTAAGCTGAAGGCTCGTCGATTGAGAGGTCACGAAGACAGCACTAACTGCTGCATTGCCTCATCTCAAAACCCTCGTATCATCGTCACTTCCGGCGAG gaTGGTCGTGTTTGCTGGTTTGATTTGCGATGCAATGATGAGCCACGACTCGCTATGGATGTTAGCGAGGAGCCCATTCTTTCCTTGTGTTTCAACTCAG GGAATGAAGATAATATATATGTTTCCTCGGGAAAGGAAATCAAGTGTTTTGATGTGCGCCTG GCCACTACCAAATGGGAGCCTCTGGagaattataattataacaaGGAGGAGATAAACAAG GTTACATGCAACTCAAAGTCCTCATTTCTTGCTGCAGCAGATGATAGTGGCGAGGTGAAG ATAATTGACATAAGGCAGCATTGTCTTTACAAAACATTACGAGCAGAAGCTGGTCATACAAGT ATATGTAGCACTGTGGAATTCCTTCCTTGGAAATCTTGGGAAG TAATTAGTGGAGGTCTCGATTCAACACTTGTGCTGTGGGAATTCTCCAAAGCGCGCCCCTACAAAGTAGTGAATTTCG GTAATGTGAGTAATAGCGGAGCTGGGCAGTGTTTCAATCCTTCCTTGATTCATGCAATAGCTGTCCCAGAAATTGACATGGTAGATAAATTGGGCAAGATATGTGCTGTTGCAGGGGGTGGAGTTATTAATGTGATTGATATTGAATCAGAAATTGCTGCTGTAAGGTCAAAAGGCTCTTCAAATACGCGAAAAGGATCACAGTCAAAATTAAAAGATGGTAGTTCAACTAGCAATACAGATGAAGATCATAGTGTAAAAAAGAGGTTGCATTTTGATTACACTATAGGCGGCCATACTTCAGCTGTTTCTAGCCT GACATTTTCGATGTTCGGGGAAAGAGGGAAATTCTTAATATCTGGAGGAAATGATAAATTGGTGAAGGTTTGGAATTGGTCCAGTTATACTGATGCTGGGTCAAGTGACGGCAACAATGATGTCCTACATTTGAACATCGGTGTACCTCAAAAG GTCAATTGGCTATGTACCACCACAGCTGATACAGACAACCTTGTTGTGTGTGACACATCTAAAACTGTAAAGGTCTATTCTTTAACATA TAAAACTGTGAACTTGAAACAg GTTAAATTCGTTTTTAATGTATCAAACAAAG CACATATTGAGAATCAATATTATACTATTGAACCAAAAATGATGCCATCTGGTGCTTCCCTCTGCAACATTTGCGGGGAACAACTAGTCCTTAGTGACAATGGAGAAATGTTTGTGGCTTGTCATGACTGTAATTACCCTATTTGTAAGCCTTGTTTTGAACATGAAATCAATGAGGGACATAGTCTCTGCTTGAAGTGTGGCACTCCTTATCAAG GGAGGACAAATGATGAAGGTGATGATGTCGATGTCGATGACGATGATGGCATCAAGGTTCATGAAAATCCATCTATAGTGGCTTCCCAGATCGATAACTCTGAG GATGTTGGACTCCATGCTAGACATGTCAGTACAGTGTCCACAGTTGATAATG AAGTAAATGAAGATTCTGGGAATTCCACATGGAAAAAAAGAATGGAAAGCTGGAAAGGAAAGGGGAAGGGGAAGGGGAAGGATAAaaagaacaagaagaaaaagGCTGCACCTAAGGCTGAAAATGAGGATACAGTTCCATCAGAGCAACAGATGGAAGAAATAAA GTCTACAGAGGCTGCTGCTCAGCCACTTTCAGTAGTTATGCCAATAACAAAATCCAAACTTGCGCCATACAGAACCGTGATAATCATGCGGCTAATAATCTTGGGTCTTTTCTTCCATTATCGAGTTACGAATCCTGTTGATAGTGCTTTTCCTCTGTGGTTGACATCTATTATATGTGAGATTTGGTTTGCATTTTCCTGGGTGTTAGATCAGTTCCCTAAATGGTCTCCAGTTAATAGACACACTTTTATTGAGAACCTCTCTGCAAG GTTTGAAAGAGAGGGTGAACCCTCTGGACTTGCTGCTGTTGATTTCTTTGTCAGTACTGTCGATCCTTTGAAAGAACCGCCATTGATTACAGCTAATACAGTGCTCTCTATCCTTGCAGTCGACTATCCAGTCGATAAAGTATCTTGTTATGTGTCAGATGATGGTGCAGCAATGCTCACATTTGAATCTCTTGTGGAGACTGCTGAATTTGCAAGGAAGTGGGTGCCATTTTGCAAAAAGTTTTCAATTGAACCAAGAGCCCCTGAATTTTACTTTTCACAAAAGATTGATTACCTTAAGGACAAAGTTCAACCTTCTTTTGTGAAGGAACGTAGAGCAATGAAG AGAGACTATGAAGAGTATAAAGTACGAGTTAATGCTATGGTATCTAAGGCTCAGAAAACACCAGAAGAAGGATGGAGTATGCAAGATGGAACGCCTTGGCCTGGAAATAATTCACGTGATCACCCAGGAATGATTCAG GTTTTCCTCGGACATACTGGTGCTCGTGATATTGAAGGAAATGAACTTCCTAGGCTGGTTTATGTTTCTAGAGAGAAAAGACCAGGATACCAACACCACAAGAAAGCGGGTGCTGAAAATGCCCTG GTGAGGGTATCTGCAGTTCTCACAAATGCTCCCTTCATTCTCAATCTTGATTGTGATCATTACGTTAACAACAGCAAGGCTGTTCGAGAAGCAATGTGTTTTCTCATGGATCCAGAAGTTGGTAGAGATGTGTGTTATGTACAGTTCCCCCAAAGATTTGATGGTATTGATCGTAGTGATCGGTATGCCAACCGCAATACAGTTTTCTTTGAT GTAAACATGAGAGGACTTGATGGCATTCAAGGACCAATGTACGTAGGGACTGGATGTGTTTTCAATAGACAAGCACTTTATGGCTATAGCCCACCTTCTATGCCCAATTTACCAAGTTCTTCATGCTGTTGCTGCCCCTCAAAGTCCTCCAAAGACGTGCTGCGGGTTTCTAGAGATGCAATGCGGGCAGAACTTGATGCTGCCATTTGTAATCTCAGGGAGATTGACA ATTATGATGAGAATGAGAGGTCAATGCTGATTTCACAAATGAGCTTTGAAAAAACTTTTGGCTTGTCTACTGTTTTCATTGAATCTACATTAACGGATAATGGTGGAGGGGTACCAGAATCTGCAGATCCTTCAATGCTGATCAAGGAGGCCATTCATGTAATTAGCTGTGGATATGAAGAAAAGACTGAATGGGGAAAAGAG ATTGGTTGGATTTATGGTTCAGTTACTGAGGATATCTTAACAGGGTTCAAGATGCAGTGCCGAGGATGGAGATCACTCTACTGCATGCCCTTAAGGCCTGCATTCAAAGGGTCAGCGCCTATCAACCTGTCTGATCGATTGCACCAAGTCCTTCGATGGGCGCTTGGATCGGTTGAAATTTTCTTAAGTAGACATTGTCCCCTTTGGTATGCAATTGGAGGAGGCCGTCTGAAATGGCTGCAGAGATTGGCTTATATAAACACCATTGTCTACCCTTTTACTTCCCTTCCTCTAGTTGCTTATTGTACTTTGCCAGCAATTTGCCTTCTCACAGGAAAATTTATCATACCGACG CTTTCCAACCTTGCAAGTGTTCTCTTTCTTGCACTTTTCCTCTCAATTATTGCAACAAGTGTGCTTGAGCTGCGTTGGAGTGGCGTTCGTATCGAAGATTTGTGGCGTAATGAGCAGTTTTGGGTGATTGGAGGTGTTTCAGCTCATCTGTTTGCTGTGTTCCAAGGATTTCTGAAGATGTTGGCTGGTGTTGATACCAACTTCACTGTCACTGCAAAGGCTGCTGAGGACTCCGAGTTTGGTGAACTTTATATCATCAAGTGGACTACTCTCTTGATTCCACCAACAACCCttatcattgttaacatggttgGTGTTGTTGCTGGATTTTCTGATGCACTTAATGGTGGATACGAGTCTTGGGGACCTCTCTTTGGGAAGGTTTTCTTTGCCTTCTGGGTGATTTTTCAT